The following coding sequences lie in one Oncorhynchus nerka isolate Pitt River linkage group LG14, Oner_Uvic_2.0, whole genome shotgun sequence genomic window:
- the LOC115142178 gene encoding ribosomal protein S6 kinase-related protein-like — MGSNSSKHKKRVPSQERRRNQGWHGLLSNIGISFTDGLRHLGPPVLATQGMVLGSGAPIPEDLLPPGHSPQKPGMESTLPGFISVFLPEFPHRTFTGQDDFQILGFIAKGSFGPILKVKDRSKEKTYAVKVLPKSEILKHGVLEQSKEEVIIQRQLSHPFLHNLQDCWQTQRHLFIMCEYCSTGDLYTYWILKGQFGDDEARVFAAELGCALGFLHDFGIMHRDVKMENVLLSDQGHLRLADFGLSRRLERGARAFTICGTIQYMAPEVLSGGPYSHAADWWSLGILLFSMVTGKFPVPPEPDHCNMLRKVRDCPYSIPKTFRPALALLLTELLCKNPAHRLHSLERFKRQMFFHGTSFDSQLLQKRPVELILELKNHPDRPVKAMRGLSMDYFQNFDCDILHSPTSPTDLSPTLANIDLSQALATAQGCSE, encoded by the exons ATGGGCAGCAACTCAAGTAAACACAAG AAACGGGTGCCAAGCCAGGAGAGACGACGCAATCAAGGCTGGCATGGCCTTCTCTCCAATATTGGAATATCCTTTACTGATGGACTTCGCCACCTTGGCCCACCTGTTCTGGCCACACAGGGCATGGTGCTCGGCAGCGGAGCCCCAATCCCTGAGGACCTCCTCCCCCCAGGACACAGCCCTCAGAAGCCTGGCATGGAGTCGACTCTCCCTGGCTTcatctctgtctttctgcctgAGTTCCCACACCGTACATTTACTGGGCAAGACGATTTCCAG atcCTGGGCTTCATAGCTAAAGGCTCCTTTGGTCCTATCTTGAAAGTAAAGGACAGGTCGAAGGAGAAGACTTATGCCGTTAAG GTTTTACCCAAGTCTGAGATACTGAAGCATGGGGTCCTGGAACAGTCAAAGGAGGAGGTCATCATTCAG CGGCAGCTCAGCCACCCATTCCTCCACAATCTGCAGGACTGCTGGCAGACCCAGCGCCACCTCTTCATTA TGTGTGAGTACTGCAGTACTGGAGACCTGTACACCTACTGGATACTGAAGGGCCAGTTTGGGGATGATGAGGCCCGGGTGTTCGCTGCAGAGCTAGGCTGTGCTTTGG GTTTCCTTCACGACTTTGGGATCATGCATAGGGATGTGAAG ATGGAGAATGTCCTTCTGTCTGACCAAG GTCACCTGCGTTTAGCTGACTTTGGACTTTCTCGCCGTCTTGAGCGGGGCGCAAGAGCATTTACAATTTGTGGGACAATCCAATACATGG CTCCTGAAGTCCTGAGTGGGGGTCCCTACAGCCATGCTGCTGATTGGTGGTCTCTCGGCATTCTGTTGTTCTCAATGGTGACTGGAAAG TTCCCTGTACCTCCAGAGCCAGACCACTGCAACATGCTGAGAAAGGTCAGAGACTGCCCATACTCCATACCCAAGACCTTCAGGCCTGCACTAGCCCTTCTGCTCACAGAG CTCCTATGCAAGAACCCAGCCCATCGCCTGCATAGCCTGGAGCGCTTCAAAAGGCAGATGTTTTTCCATGGCACTTCCTTTGACTCTCAGCTACTACAGAAGAGACCTGTTGAATTAATTCTTGAACTGAAGAACCATCCTGATCGTCCAGTCAAAGCAATGCGGGGCCTGTCTATGGACTACTTCCAGAACTTTGACTGTGACATCCTCCACTCCCCTACCAGCCCCACTGACCTGTCACCTACCTTGGCCAACATTGACCTGAGCCAGGCTCTGGCTACAGCTCAGGGTTGTAGTGAATGA